From one Takifugu rubripes chromosome 14, fTakRub1.2, whole genome shotgun sequence genomic stretch:
- the LOC101065224 gene encoding polyamine-modulated factor 1-like → MSQTRNLSTSKRRRQQAMFLLRSRSLDPGGKMSEESEARVNRFKLFEKVMQKSLEKFIELASFHRFSSVFRPLYKKNPQKMENIHKQFIEELKKAIQDDICKLVEEGQLEAKLNELDKLERAAKDRPNPAWRPSGIPEQDFCSFLMPYFQKQEAYMRVELKKIQAENAALAQKVQAGREGIAETERRISSTVDEWKASVAEFERLAASLSPADVFDV, encoded by the exons ATGTCTCAGACAAGGAATCTGAGCACCAGCAAACGAAGGAGGCAACAGGCGATGTTTCTTCTCAGGAGCCGAAGCCTGGATCCGGGGGGTAAGATGTCCGAGGAGAGCGAAGCTCGGGTTAACAGGTTCAAGCTGTTCGAAAAGGTGATGCAGAAGAGCCTGGAGAAGTTCATCGAGCTTGCCAG TTTCCACAGATTTTCCAGCGTGTTCCGACCACTCTACAAGAAGAACCCTCAGAAGATGGAAAACATTCACAAGCAGTTCATAGAGGAGCTAAAGAAAGCTATACAG GATGACATCTGCAAATTGGTTGAAGAAGGGCAGTTGGAGGCCAAACTGAATGAGCTGGACAAACTGGAGCGTGCAGCCAAAGACCGGCCAAACCCTGCATG GCGGCCCAGTGGGATTCCCGAGCAGGATTTCTGCAGTTTTTTGATGCCGTACTTTCAGAAGCAGGAAGCCTACATGCGAGTGGAGCTGAAAAAAATTCAGGCAGAAAATGCAGCACTGGCACAGAAGGTTCAAGCTGGTCGAGAGGGCATTGCTGAGACCGAACGGCGTATTTCATCAACAGTTGATGAGTggaag gCATCAGTCGCAGAGTTTGAAAGGCTGGcggcttctctctctcccgccgACGTGTTTGATGTGTGA
- the med19a gene encoding mediator of RNA polymerase II transcription subunit 19-A isoform X2 encodes MPPQLGDEGPALRKPGAMNEPFYLLRELPVGNELTGNTNLITHYNLEHAYNKFCGKKVKEKLSNFLPELPGMIDCPGTQDGSSLRSLIDKPPVCGNSFSPLTGALLTGFRLHTGPLPEQYRLMHIQPPKKKSKHKHKHHRPQDPLPQETPSDTDPKKKKKKRDDDPDRKKKKKDKKKKKNRHSPDHPGLTGSQPNSSSLR; translated from the exons ATGCCACCACAGCTCGGGGATGAAGGCCCTGCTCTTCGAAAACCCGGAGCTATGAATGAACCCTTTTACCTACTGCGAGAACTTCCTG TGGGAAACGAGCTAACGGGAAACACTAACCTCATCACACACTACAACTTGGAGCACGCCTACAACAAATTCTGTGGGaagaaggtgaaggagaagctCAGCAACTTTCTACCGGAATTGCCAG GTATGATTGACTGTCCAGGCACTCAGGATGGCAGCTCGCTGCGTTCTCTGATCGATAAGCCTCCGGTTTGTGGgaactccttcagccctctgaCTGGGGCTCTGCTCACAGGCTTCCGATTACACACAGGCCCG CTCCCAGAACAATACAGACTAATGCACATACAGCCTccaaagaagaagagcaaacacaagcacaaacaccatCGACCGCAGGACCCATTACCACAAG AAACTCCATCAGACACTGatcccaagaagaagaagaaaaagagggatgaTGATCCTGACcgcaagaaaaagaagaaagacaagaagaaaaagaaa AACCGCCACAGTCCGGACCATCCTGGCCTCACTGGATCACaacccaacagcagcagcctcagatag
- the med19a gene encoding mediator of RNA polymerase II transcription subunit 19-A isoform X1 — MTEMFSTLFGQNEAQGPPGSSSLGFGPSKPPPPLPQSQVPLAAQMPPQLGDEGPALRKPGAMNEPFYLLRELPVGNELTGNTNLITHYNLEHAYNKFCGKKVKEKLSNFLPELPGMIDCPGTQDGSSLRSLIDKPPVCGNSFSPLTGALLTGFRLHTGPLPEQYRLMHIQPPKKKSKHKHKHHRPQDPLPQETPSDTDPKKKKKKRDDDPDRKKKKKDKKKKKNRHSPDHPGLTGSQPNSSSLR, encoded by the exons ATGACTGAAATGTTTTCAACTCTGTTCGGACAAAATGAAGCTCAGGGACCACCTGGCTCGTCGTCCCTGGGTTTTGGACCGAGCAAACCTCCGCCGCCCCTGCCGCAAAGTCAAGTCCCTTTAGCGGCGCAGATGCCACCACAGCTCGGGGATGAAGGCCCTGCTCTTCGAAAACCCGGAGCTATGAATGAACCCTTTTACCTACTGCGAGAACTTCCTG TGGGAAACGAGCTAACGGGAAACACTAACCTCATCACACACTACAACTTGGAGCACGCCTACAACAAATTCTGTGGGaagaaggtgaaggagaagctCAGCAACTTTCTACCGGAATTGCCAG GTATGATTGACTGTCCAGGCACTCAGGATGGCAGCTCGCTGCGTTCTCTGATCGATAAGCCTCCGGTTTGTGGgaactccttcagccctctgaCTGGGGCTCTGCTCACAGGCTTCCGATTACACACAGGCCCG CTCCCAGAACAATACAGACTAATGCACATACAGCCTccaaagaagaagagcaaacacaagcacaaacaccatCGACCGCAGGACCCATTACCACAAG AAACTCCATCAGACACTGatcccaagaagaagaagaaaaagagggatgaTGATCCTGACcgcaagaaaaagaagaaagacaagaagaaaaagaaa AACCGCCACAGTCCGGACCATCCTGGCCTCACTGGATCACaacccaacagcagcagcctcagatag